ACATCCAATTTTTGCATTTCGCCTACAAaccaaaaattagaaaaatatcaaaatttgagTTATAAGGGATGacataagaaaaagaaaattaacaaaCTACTAAAAATTAACTTGGGTTGCCACCCAAGAAgcgctaatttaaggtcattaaCTTGATCCCTTTTCAGTTCATGGTGGTTGGAATTGGAAAGTGTTGCCTCCCTTCTCAATAGGTGATGCAATAAATTTGTACTTTAACTTTTTCCTATTTACTATGAAAGCACATGTTGCTTTGTTTAGAATCCCAACCACACCTTGCAAATTACTCTTACAAACTTGAGATGAACCTTCTGCTTTGAGTTGTTTAGATGGAGCCTTAAGTTTTACTCTTGGAGTTTCATTCTTGTCAAAAGGAAGTGGCAAAGGagactttttcttttgcattgtaTGCTAATTATACTGAGAATGAAGAGTAATTTGACTTCCCTCCAACTTAATATTTTCCATTCCAGTATCATTTTTTATAACATTCACTCTATAGCAAGAATTTACCATAGTTGATTCCTTGGAATCTTGGAATAAACTGAATTCTATTTCCTCTTCTCCAACTTTCAACTTCAATTTCCCATTCTTCACATCTATATTAGCTCCTGTAGTAGCTAAAAATGGTATTCCAAGTATGATGGGTGTtcttacatcctcctccatctctagAACCACAAAATCCACAtgaataaaaaattttctaaCCTTCAATGGCACATTCTCTAAAATTCCCACTGGATATTTGATAGATCTATCAGCCAATTACAAAGAAATGGTGGTGGGCTTCAAATCTCCTACCTTCAACTTTTCACATATAGATAGTGATATTAAAGTTACACTAGCTCCAAGATCACACAATGCTTTATTAATACTAGTATCCCCAATATGACAACGAATAGAGAAACTTCCTGGATCCTTCAATTTCGGCGGGAGCTTATTCTGCAATAGAGCACTACACTCCTCTATTAATgccacaatttcataattttctagtctcTTTTTATTTGACAAAATTTCTTTCAGGAActtagcatatgaaggcatttgaGAAATTGCATCTGCAAATGGAATGTTAATGTataatttcttcaaaacttctaaaAATTTCTCAAACTGCTTATTTAGCTTTGCTTTCTGAAACCTCTGAGGATATGACAATGGTGGCTTGTATGGTGGTGGAGACATAtacttttcctctttttctttttcaacttctttcttcttgtttgcTTCCTCATTAACTTCATCATGATTTGAAGTGGATTCATTCTtgtcttcatcttctttcttcttttcctcttctaCCTCATCTCTCTTTTCATCTCCCACAATCTTCCCACTCCTTAGGATCACTGCCTTGCAATGTTCTCTAGGAttctctggttgacttggaagttttccttgTGCTTTGCTAGAAGAAtttgcttgttgagctatttggttTTCCAACATCCTGTTATGAGTGGCAAGCTAGTCTATCCTTGAAGTTAATTGTTGAATCATTTCTCCTTGTTTTTGTTGAGCAGCTAAGAAATTCTCCATCATAGACTTCAAAATTGAATCTTGGTCTGAAGACTGAACTGTTGGTTGTGGAACAGATGCATTTTGATTCCTTTGTGGTGGAAATCCAAGTGTTACTCTGTTTTGCTAAAAACTCTGCTGTTGCTACTGGAAATTAGGAGATTGTTAATAATTCTGCTGCTGCTGTCCTTATCGACCTCCCCAAGAAAAGTTAGGGTGATTTCTCCATGCTGGATTATATGTAGCAGAAAAAGGATTACCAACTAGTTTCTGATTGTAATTCCCAACAAAATCAACTTTCTCATTTCCAAATTCTTGCCCAtaagaaggagaattattgatatAATGCATATTTCCTTCACCAACATCTTCTACATGACTAGATCCTCTAATTAAAGAATCAACCTTCATGCTTAACTTATCCATTTTTCTCGTTaaagcatcaaatttggcattgaacatACTCATGGCATCTAACTCATATACACCAGCGGATGGcttcttcatttcatttctttcataGCTCCATTGATAATTGTTGTAAGCAATTTTATCCAATACTGAATAAGCTTCTTCTTCTGacttctccataagatcacctcctgaagatgcatcaattTTACTTCTAATTGCTGGAGAAACACCATTATAAAAATGCTGAACTAGCATCCATTTAGGgattccatgatgtggacatttcCTTTGAAGATCCTTGTATCTCTCCCAAGCTTCATAAAGACTCTCATCATCCCTTGGTCTGAAAGAAattaattcatttctcaattttacaGTCTTGCTAGGAGGAAAATATTGAGCCAAAAAAGCTTGTGACAACTCATCCCAAGTAGTTATTGAACCCGGAGGTAGTGAATGCAACCACTCCCTAGCACGAttcttcaaagaaaaaggaaataatctcaaCCAGATGGCATCATTTGACACTCTATTTATCTTCAGCATGTCACTAATTTCAGGAAAATGTGCAAGGTGCACATGTGGACTCTCAGTAGGACCTcccccaaattgtgattgttaAACCATTTGACAAAGTGAGGGCTTCCACTCTAAGCCTTGTAATACTTGGTCTAAAATCTTCAAAactaggaaaagcatgatccttaaTTGATATGTTGTTGTTATTTGCCATAACTTCTATCACTTGTTGCTCTTGTTGTTGTTCTTGCTGTCTTTGAATTTTGAGTTTAGCTTTTCTTCTTTTAGactctgctcttaaagctttagCTGTCTTTTCAATCTCAGGATCagaaattaaatcaatttatgcactttttgtccttctcatataAAAGATATGTACCTAAAAAACCAAAACAAGAAAATTtcaaagtaaaatgataaagaagagaaattaaaataaaaataaagtgcccaaattaaccaaacaatcaaTCGTCTAATATTAAACAAAAACAAGTCCCtggcaacggtgccaaaaacttgatgcgtactccacaagtatacgggtcgttcaagtagtaaagaaaagatatcatCCCACAGAGATTTAttttttgagtaccaaactataaaagtcacgattatttgggctatcaataatttgtgccaaaaatagagtaagagatgcagcaaattaaattggaaaaataagtaaattataatgaattaagcaattaaaattttaagcgctgtactaatttactaaaatttcagtaagtaataaaagatttaattaattaatggtaaaaattgattccagagttgaggtttatgaagtaaatttcattggaATTTGAATAGGCAAAACCAAAATTAATGGAAATACAAGTTTtaaggaagttgattctgatttcctttaatttctctttcaagcaaactaaagagtattttaaaggaaactaaacccattctcatgcgatgtttaattacccaaaaccctttaagcactttaatcaacttgaaattcctcttaacccactagtttatttctaacactaggtgattaagttcattatcttgattatctatcatagattttcacctctcggtccttcaatctaagattaagaataaAACCCAAAGGGTACCAGGAATGGttatgtaaataagcacacaagataagaatcaaaacttatatatactaaaatatggttaaaaccagtccaaatccacaaataaaacttaaatcattacacctcactgtgaaatcttaagtatctactaACTCATGCTTGTCTTTACAAGTAGTAAATATGAAATAGAgtaagaaaacatgaaaataagattaaaaataaaagaacccagaagaaAAGGATCTAATATCTGAAAATGGAAGCTGAAAACGTCACTCTGCAGGTGTTCTTCCTCTAAAAATGGCATGATtccttctttcctttcttttttgatttttctctctctttctccttatcgtaaaaatgagaatatgatgcttatatattCCCTCAAGATTTGCCCTAAAAAtagtctctaaagggataaagataaaaggtgtaaaaggtgtgaaaagagaaaatttttctatGTCAGCAAATCTGTCAGcgccatcccacatgcctcatgttgatttaagttattttcaacatgcctcatgttgattcggaggaggagcctttagattctgcacgaacagctacacggggcatgttgaAGCCCTTGAAACTTTCGGCGTATTTTGTTCCAAAATCTCTGTCTACACGACCCAGTGTtgaatttacatgcctcatgtggattcctGCTGGCTGACTCTTTTCTTCACATGACCTtcaacacggggcatgttgaagCCCTTGAAAATCTCGGCTAGTCTTCTTCTTTAagcaaattttcttcatttttcacactactttaaggttctaaatcactttgaatttcttctatatggacaTTTTtacctttaaaccttattaaaacctattaaaaacattaaaattctaaaaatcaaatataatgaaactaaaattaataaattaactaaaataagcattaaaagcataaaattactaaactaaaaaggacaaaatggatgcaaaaagaCCCAAAAATCCCTATATAAAATTGGTTTATCAATTGACATCCCTTGATCCcttaatagaatttttttttctttttttactgtACCAACAAAAACTTACAGGCATCCCTTGActtgtttcatttttttttctttttaatttgcaCTATGGCTCGTAGCCCTTTGTCAAGAAAAAAAAGATGATGTTTTTAATGATTTGGTTTCTTAGATTTAGGGCAATGATCCTTATAAATATGTGTTTTGGAATGATCTAGATACTTGAGTGTATGAAACAACTCGAGAGGCTAATCAATAGTTTAAAATTGACTATTGATAAAGGACTTGAAAATATTGCTAATTTTCTTCATAGTGATTTGAGTTACATTAAACAACTCAGAATGGACTTGCATACATTCCATACACTATGTCACTTGCTTCGCACCATTGGACATCTCAAAGATACAAAACATATGTTCCTTGAGGAAAGAGTAGCAATTTTTTTAAACATTCTTGCACATGATACAAAAAATAGGATGATCAAGCATAGGTTGAAGCGGTCACAAGAAACCATTAGTAGACATTTCAATTCTGTCTTACGAGCTATCTTGCACTTGCATGGAGTTTTGCTCAAAACACCAGAGCCTATTCTTGAAAATTGCACAGATAATAGGTTACAATGGTTCAAGGTATACATTTGAGCATAATTTCTTTACTAAACAAATTATTTATGCATATTGATATTTTACCTAACTTTTTTCTACAATTAGAATTGCTTAGGAGCATTAGATGTGATAAAATCATTTTATATAAGTAATTtggggtagttttgcatccattttgcctttttagtttagtaattttattcttttaatgcttattttagttaatttgttaattttagtttcattatatttgattttcggaattttaatgtttttgaaaggttttaataaggtttaaaggcaaaaaggtccatatagaagaaattcaaagtgatttggaagccCAAAGTGgcatgaaaaataaagaaaattcacTTAAAGAAGAAAACCAGTCGAGACTTTCAAGGGCCtcaacatgccccgtgttgaaggtcgtgtgaagataagagttagccagcaggaatccacatgaggcatgtaaattcacaCTGGGTCATATAAACAGAGACTTCGGAACAAAGCACGCTGAAAGTTTCATGGGCTTTAACATGCCCCGTGTGGCGGGTtgtgtaaacagagattttggagcaaAACATGCTGAAAGTTTCAGGGACTCCCATATGTCCTGTGTAGCTGGTCatgcagaatctaaaggctcttcctccgaatcaacatgaggcatgtgaaaAACAACTTAAATCAATATGAGGTATGTGGGATAACGCTGGCAGATTTACtgacatggaaaaattttctcttttcacactTTTTACACCTTTTGTCCTTATCTCTTTAGAGACTATTTTTAGGGCAAACCTTGAagggatatataagcatcatattctcattttttaccataaggagaaagagagagaaaaatcaaaagagaaaggaaagaggAAATCACGCCATTTCTAGGAGGAAGAACACCTGCAGAGTGACGTTTTCCAGcttccattttcagagatttagatcttcttcttctgggttcttttatttttagttttattttcatgttttcttgctctatttcatgttttctacttgtaaatacaagcatgagtgagtagatacttaagatttcagagttgggtgtaatgatttaagttttatttgtagatttggactggttttaaccatattttagtatatataaactttgattcttatcttgtgtgcttatttacatacccattgttggtaccctttgggttttgttcttaatcttagattgaaggactAAGAGGTGAAAAtcaatgatagataatcaagataatgaacttaatcacctagtgttagaaataaactagtgggttaagagaaatttcaagttgattaaaatgcttaaagggttttgggtatttaaacatcgcatgagaatgaggtttagtttcctttaaa
This sequence is a window from Hevea brasiliensis isolate MT/VB/25A 57/8 chromosome 10, ASM3005281v1, whole genome shotgun sequence. Protein-coding genes within it:
- the LOC110634495 gene encoding uncharacterized protein LOC110634495, with the protein product MLENQIAQQANSSSKAQGKLPSQPENPREHCKAVILRSGKIVGDEKRDEVEEEKKKEDEDKNESTSNHDEVNEEANKKKEVEKEKEEKYMSPPPYKPPLSYPQRFQKAKLNKQFEKFLEVLKKLYINIPFADAISQMPSYAKFLKEILSNKKRLENYEIVALIEECSALLQNKLPPKLKDPGSFSIRCHIGDTSINKALCDLGASVTLISLSICEKLKVGDLKPTTISL
- the LOC131169408 gene encoding uncharacterized protein LOC131169408, whose protein sequence is MLKINRVSNDAIWLRLFPFSLKNRAREWLHSLPPGSITTWDELSQAFLAQYFPPSKTVKLRNELISFRPRDDESLYEAWERYKDLQRKCPHHGIPKWMLVQHFYNGVSPAIRSKIDASSGGDLMEKSEEEAYSVLDKIAYNNYQWSYERNEMKKPSAGVYELDAMSMFNAKFDALTRKMDKLSMKVDSLIRGSSHVEDVGEGNMHYINNSPSYGQEFGNEKVDFVGNYNQKLVGNPFSATYNPAWRNHPNFSWGGR